Proteins encoded by one window of Streptomyces uncialis:
- a CDS encoding complex I subunit 4 family protein, with translation MLTALILLPTAVAALLMCVPRTAPRSVFLTVWVATAAAELALTLAVWAGYRPDGGMQYETQVTWIPSAGVSYHIGVDGLSLPLMAMTSLLFLACAVYALRETRRVREFAALFLFLQTTCLGLFAALDLILFFVFFDLSIVAMYFIIASWGHAGAHRAALKFFLYTFLGSLALLLGFIGLYLAADPHTFDIVELTGTNPLAGRSLYGALVLLAIGVGLAVKTPTVPFHTWLPPAHTEAPTIGSVVLAGVLLKMGTYGFLRIAMPVLPGAWTEYALVFVVVGVVSVLYGALVAMAQTDFKRMIAYTSVNHMGYILLAIGAAAAVGTGEQARRLAVTGAVFQMVSHGLLTGALFLLSGVLYARGRTYEMAAYSGVADRAPVFAAATGLAAFASLGLPGFSGFIAEFQILAGSLGPRPVATGLALLGILITAALLVRAMQQIFLGPTRLPALAPGAAGPFPDLRPHESAAVLPLLALGIVLGLMPRFVLDIIEPASHQVLDLLAR, from the coding sequence TTGCTCACGGCCCTGATCCTGCTCCCCACCGCCGTCGCGGCACTCCTGATGTGTGTCCCGCGCACTGCCCCGCGCTCCGTCTTCCTCACCGTGTGGGTGGCGACCGCGGCAGCCGAACTCGCCCTCACCCTGGCCGTGTGGGCGGGATACCGGCCCGACGGCGGAATGCAGTACGAGACACAGGTCACATGGATCCCCAGTGCCGGGGTGAGCTACCACATCGGTGTCGACGGCCTGTCCTTGCCGCTGATGGCCATGACCTCCCTGCTCTTCCTCGCCTGTGCCGTCTACGCACTCCGGGAGACCCGGCGGGTACGGGAGTTCGCGGCGCTCTTCCTCTTCCTCCAGACAACCTGCCTCGGACTGTTCGCCGCCCTCGACCTGATCCTCTTCTTCGTCTTCTTCGACCTGTCCATCGTCGCGATGTACTTCATCATCGCGAGCTGGGGGCACGCCGGAGCGCACCGGGCCGCCCTGAAGTTCTTCCTCTACACCTTCCTCGGCTCCCTCGCCCTGCTGCTCGGCTTCATCGGCCTCTACCTCGCCGCCGATCCGCACACCTTCGACATCGTCGAACTCACCGGGACGAACCCCCTCGCCGGCCGCTCGCTGTACGGCGCGCTGGTACTGCTCGCCATCGGCGTGGGCCTCGCGGTGAAGACCCCGACCGTCCCCTTCCACACCTGGCTGCCGCCCGCGCACACCGAGGCCCCCACCATCGGATCGGTCGTCCTCGCCGGTGTACTGCTCAAGATGGGCACCTACGGATTCCTGCGGATCGCGATGCCCGTACTCCCCGGCGCCTGGACGGAGTACGCCCTGGTCTTCGTCGTCGTCGGCGTGGTCTCCGTGCTGTACGGGGCACTGGTCGCCATGGCCCAGACCGACTTCAAACGGATGATCGCCTACACCTCGGTCAACCACATGGGCTACATCCTGCTGGCGATCGGCGCCGCCGCCGCCGTCGGCACCGGCGAACAGGCCCGGCGACTCGCCGTCACAGGAGCCGTGTTCCAGATGGTCAGCCACGGTCTGCTCACCGGCGCGCTCTTCCTGCTCTCCGGCGTGCTGTACGCACGCGGACGCACCTACGAGATGGCCGCGTACTCAGGGGTCGCCGACCGGGCCCCGGTCTTCGCCGCGGCGACCGGACTCGCGGCGTTCGCGTCCCTCGGACTGCCCGGCTTCTCCGGCTTCATCGCCGAGTTCCAGATCCTCGCCGGCAGCCTCGGCCCCCGGCCCGTCGCGACCGGACTGGCCCTGCTGGGCATCCTGATCACCGCCGCGCTCCTCGTCCGCGCGATGCAGCAGATCTTCCTCGGCCCGACACGACTGCCCGCCCTGGCCCCCGGCGCGGCCGGACCGTTCCCCGATCTGCGGCCGCACGAGAGCGCCGCCGTCCTCCCCCTCCTCGCACTCGGCATCGTCCTCGGCCTCATGCCCCGCTTCGTCCTCGACATCATCGAACCCGCCTCCCACCAGGTGCTGGACCTGCTCGCGCGATGA
- a CDS encoding NADH-quinone oxidoreductase subunit N encodes MNGMNENPLDLLPEALLAASAVIGLLLGAWLPRHRQWMTGALAAAACTAGIAAAAVAAAGPDTTAFGESFSVDPVTGAGRIIILAGTLLVLALAVGPLHAHPRETEFYVLLQLAALGALMLAGAQDLLLLAAGYLLASVPAYTLAGFRKDAAGTEAALKYYVVGAALGVVMLGGITVLLAAGRATMYPILRAELPMASAALVTTGTIALVAGVLFKAGGVPAHFWVPDTVQGSTAPVAAFLTTVPKIGALVALYRLAAVPLADTAIPWPGLVAVLSAASMTLGNLAAFFQRDVKRLLAYSTISQVGYLLMPVAVVGATGLDQRALLFYLAAYTVTNIGAFAVVCALPDAHTIEDYRGLARERLVLIASLVVCLLGLVGTPPTAVFLGKLQVFSAAFDGGYAWLAVLAAVNTVASLFYYLRWIAPTVSPRTHRHAATGPRTAAGVACVTATASLALGVLAEPVLEVLATPLMP; translated from the coding sequence ATGAACGGGATGAACGAGAACCCCCTCGACCTCCTCCCCGAGGCGCTGCTCGCCGCGTCCGCGGTCATCGGACTGCTCCTCGGGGCCTGGCTGCCCCGGCACCGCCAGTGGATGACCGGCGCCCTCGCCGCCGCGGCCTGCACGGCGGGCATCGCCGCGGCGGCCGTCGCCGCGGCCGGTCCCGACACCACCGCGTTCGGCGAGTCCTTCAGCGTCGACCCCGTCACCGGAGCGGGCAGGATCATCATCCTCGCCGGCACCCTCCTCGTCCTCGCCCTGGCGGTCGGCCCGCTCCACGCGCACCCCCGTGAGACCGAGTTCTACGTCCTGCTGCAACTCGCCGCCCTCGGCGCCCTGATGCTCGCCGGGGCCCAGGACCTGCTGCTGCTCGCCGCCGGATATCTGCTGGCCAGTGTCCCCGCCTACACCCTCGCCGGATTCCGTAAGGACGCGGCGGGCACGGAAGCGGCCCTCAAGTACTACGTCGTGGGCGCGGCCCTCGGCGTGGTGATGCTCGGCGGGATCACGGTGCTGCTCGCCGCCGGGCGCGCGACCATGTACCCGATACTGCGAGCCGAACTGCCCATGGCCTCCGCCGCACTGGTGACGACCGGGACGATCGCGCTGGTGGCAGGCGTCCTCTTCAAGGCCGGGGGAGTGCCGGCCCACTTCTGGGTGCCGGACACCGTGCAGGGCAGCACGGCACCCGTGGCCGCGTTCCTGACCACCGTCCCCAAGATCGGCGCCCTCGTCGCCCTCTACCGCCTCGCCGCGGTGCCCCTCGCGGACACCGCGATCCCCTGGCCCGGACTGGTGGCCGTGCTCTCAGCGGCCTCGATGACCCTGGGGAACCTGGCCGCGTTCTTCCAGCGGGACGTCAAACGCCTGCTCGCGTACTCGACGATCAGCCAGGTCGGCTATCTCCTGATGCCCGTCGCGGTCGTCGGCGCCACCGGCCTCGACCAGCGGGCGCTGCTCTTCTACCTGGCGGCGTACACCGTCACCAACATCGGGGCGTTCGCCGTCGTCTGCGCCCTGCCCGACGCGCACACCATCGAGGACTACCGAGGACTGGCCCGGGAACGGCTCGTCCTCATCGCCTCCCTCGTCGTCTGCCTCCTCGGTCTGGTCGGCACACCACCCACCGCCGTCTTCCTCGGCAAACTCCAGGTGTTCAGCGCGGCGTTCGACGGCGGCTACGCCTGGCTCGCTGTCCTCGCCGCCGTCAACACGGTCGCCTCGCTCTTCTACTACCTGCGCTGGATCGCCCCGACCGTCTCGCCCCGAACCCACCGGCACGCGGCCACCGGCCCCAGGACGGCCGCGGGAGTCGCCTGCGTGACGGCCACCGCCTCCCTAGCCCTCGGCGTACTGGCCGAACCCGTCCTGGAAGTCCTCGCCACGCCCCTCATGCCCTGA
- a CDS encoding metallophosphoesterase family protein, translated as MKLLAISDLHVRYTENRAIVEGLRPESDDDWLVVAGDVGETFDDIVWALGTLNERFAKVIWAPGNHELWTPPKDPVQLRGDKRYTHLVRTLRDLGVVTPEDEYPVWPGADGPVVIAPLFVLYDYTFRPEGTYTVEGALDVAHQAGVVATDEYLLHPDPYPSREAWCRARLSYTRSRLDRIDPALPTVLVNHFPLVREPTRVLRYPEFALWCGTEATADWHVRYRAITVVYGHLHIPRTIECDGVPHREVSLGYPREWRGRPVAPAGLVRILPQQ; from the coding sequence ATGAAGTTGCTCGCCATCAGCGACCTCCATGTCCGCTACACCGAGAACCGTGCCATCGTCGAAGGGCTGCGCCCCGAGTCGGACGACGACTGGCTGGTGGTCGCCGGGGATGTCGGGGAGACCTTCGACGACATCGTGTGGGCGCTCGGCACACTCAACGAACGCTTCGCCAAGGTCATCTGGGCTCCCGGCAACCATGAGCTGTGGACCCCGCCGAAGGACCCGGTGCAGCTGCGGGGCGACAAGCGGTACACACACCTGGTGCGGACCCTGCGCGACCTCGGGGTGGTCACACCCGAGGACGAGTACCCGGTGTGGCCGGGCGCCGACGGACCGGTCGTGATCGCGCCGCTGTTCGTGCTGTACGACTACACGTTCCGGCCCGAGGGGACATACACCGTGGAAGGGGCGCTCGACGTCGCCCACCAGGCGGGTGTGGTCGCGACCGACGAGTATCTGCTGCATCCCGACCCGTATCCCAGCCGTGAGGCGTGGTGCCGGGCGCGGCTGTCCTACACCCGCTCACGCCTGGACCGGATCGACCCCGCGCTGCCCACCGTGCTCGTCAACCACTTCCCGCTGGTACGTGAGCCGACCCGGGTCCTGCGCTACCCGGAGTTCGCCCTGTGGTGCGGCACCGAGGCCACGGCGGACTGGCATGTGCGGTACCGCGCGATCACCGTCGTCTACGGGCATCTGCACATCCCGCGCACGATCGAGTGCGACGGGGTGCCCCACCGCGAGGTGTCGCTCGGCTATCCGCGCGAGTGGCGCGGCCGACCGGTCGCACCCGCCGGGCTCGTCCGCATTCTCCCGCAGCAGTAG
- a CDS encoding polyamine aminopropyltransferase — protein sequence MSTDTVPRTSEPASRAQGPQSRAARFLLLLAVFICAACGLTYELALTALGSYLIGNSVVQTSVVLSVMVFAMGIGSLAAKPLQKRAAGGFALIEGTLALVGGLSVLILYVSFAWLRIYMPAMVVVSFAVGLLIGAEIPLLMTLLQRIRRQEAGSAVADMFAVDYIGALVGGLAFPFLLLPAFGQLQGALVVGAVNATAGVVVVLWIFRHEMRRIVRIGLLAGMTAVLGILGTVYVLADEIEVSARQQLYRDPIVHAETTPYQDIVITRSRAFTGSPDTRLFLNGDLQFSSVDEYRYHEALVHPGLSKNRSSVLILGGGDALALREVLRYDDVEDVTLVDLDPAITRLARDFSPLAALNDKALDDPRVTTVHADAFNWLRDATRRYDAVLIDFPDPDTAALAKLYSVEFYHLLGRVLKPDSQVLVQGGSPFFAPKTYWSIAETMAEAGYTTTPFQVDVPSFGNWGFLLATAGTDAPPPLRLAGDAPPLRFLDGSVLRASTVFPVDRRRQDVRASTLMDPAVLEYTRHEWRNY from the coding sequence GTGAGCACCGACACCGTCCCCCGCACCTCCGAACCCGCGTCCCGCGCGCAAGGGCCCCAGTCGCGGGCGGCACGGTTCCTGCTGCTGCTCGCCGTGTTCATCTGCGCCGCCTGCGGACTGACCTACGAACTGGCGCTGACCGCGCTCGGCAGCTACCTCATCGGCAACTCCGTGGTGCAGACCTCGGTGGTGCTGTCCGTCATGGTCTTCGCGATGGGCATCGGCTCGCTGGCCGCCAAACCGCTCCAGAAGCGGGCGGCCGGCGGCTTCGCCCTCATCGAGGGCACCCTCGCCCTGGTCGGCGGACTGTCGGTGCTCATCCTGTACGTCTCGTTCGCCTGGCTGCGCATCTACATGCCCGCCATGGTGGTGGTGTCCTTCGCGGTCGGACTCCTCATCGGCGCCGAGATCCCCCTGCTGATGACTCTTCTCCAGCGGATCAGACGGCAGGAGGCGGGCAGCGCCGTCGCCGATATGTTCGCCGTCGACTACATCGGCGCCCTGGTCGGCGGACTGGCCTTCCCGTTCCTGCTGCTGCCCGCCTTCGGGCAGCTCCAGGGCGCCCTGGTCGTGGGCGCCGTCAACGCCACCGCCGGTGTCGTCGTCGTACTGTGGATCTTCCGCCATGAGATGCGCCGTATCGTGCGGATCGGTCTGCTCGCGGGTATGACCGCCGTCCTCGGCATCCTCGGCACGGTGTACGTCCTGGCCGACGAGATCGAGGTCAGCGCCCGTCAGCAGCTCTACCGCGATCCGATCGTCCACGCCGAGACCACCCCGTACCAGGACATCGTGATCACCCGCTCCAGGGCGTTCACCGGGTCCCCGGACACCCGGCTGTTCCTCAACGGCGACCTCCAGTTCTCCTCCGTGGACGAGTACCGCTACCACGAGGCACTCGTCCACCCCGGTCTGTCGAAGAACCGCTCGTCCGTACTCATCCTCGGCGGCGGCGACGCGCTCGCCCTGCGCGAGGTACTGCGCTACGACGACGTCGAGGACGTGACCCTGGTGGACCTCGACCCCGCGATCACCCGGCTGGCACGCGACTTCTCCCCGCTCGCCGCACTCAACGACAAAGCCCTCGACGACCCGCGGGTCACCACCGTCCACGCCGACGCCTTCAACTGGCTGCGCGACGCGACACGGCGCTACGACGCGGTCCTCATCGACTTCCCCGACCCGGACACCGCGGCCCTCGCCAAGCTGTACAGCGTGGAGTTCTACCATCTCCTCGGCCGGGTCCTGAAGCCGGACAGCCAGGTGCTCGTCCAGGGCGGTTCGCCGTTCTTCGCCCCCAAGACGTACTGGTCGATCGCCGAGACCATGGCCGAGGCCGGATACACCACCACGCCGTTCCAGGTCGATGTGCCCAGCTTCGGCAACTGGGGCTTCCTCCTCGCCACCGCCGGAACCGACGCCCCGCCACCGCTGCGCCTCGCGGGCGACGCCCCGCCGCTGAGGTTCCTCGACGGCTCCGTCCTCAGGGCGTCCACCGTCTTCCCGGTCGACCGCCGCCGCCAGGACGTACGGGCCAGCACCCTGATGGACCCCGCGGTCCTGGAGTACACCCGCCACGAGTGGCGGAACTACTAG
- a CDS encoding DUF350 domain-containing protein has product MAEIFESAGIALLYGLVGFVVMAVGFVALDLVTPGKLFHVVWTERNRGAAILLAGQTVAIGLVIEQSIRASESELGLGQGLASTLLYGLAGVVVMTLISLVVGLMTPGRMGAVVLDDSGDRPHPAAWVQAAMYLGTAFMVGAAVS; this is encoded by the coding sequence GTGGCAGAGATATTCGAGTCGGCGGGCATCGCCCTGCTCTACGGCCTCGTCGGCTTCGTCGTGATGGCCGTGGGCTTCGTCGCCCTCGACCTCGTCACCCCCGGCAAGCTGTTCCATGTGGTGTGGACCGAGCGCAACCGCGGGGCGGCGATCCTCCTCGCCGGGCAGACGGTGGCCATCGGCCTGGTGATCGAGCAGTCGATCCGCGCCAGCGAGTCCGAACTGGGCCTCGGCCAGGGCCTCGCCAGCACCCTGCTCTACGGGCTTGCGGGAGTCGTCGTGATGACGCTCATCTCGCTCGTCGTGGGGCTGATGACCCCGGGCCGGATGGGCGCCGTCGTCCTGGACGACAGCGGCGACCGTCCGCATCCCGCGGCCTGGGTCCAGGCGGCGATGTACCTGGGTACGGCCTTCATGGTCGGCGCGGCCGTCTCCTGA
- a CDS encoding DUF4247 domain-containing protein, translated as MKTARRVSATLLATVALAACSDSSDEQANAVPYQWISSQYARVPVGHVDKKDRPGSVADEISGHTSARDRGRDGNTVYLRYREDIVSIAPYKRGSRIEVVDYRTGYQRWYGKLPSKWPHPDSNEFRGGGPGAGK; from the coding sequence ATGAAGACCGCACGACGCGTCAGCGCGACGCTCCTCGCCACGGTGGCGCTCGCCGCCTGCTCCGACAGCTCGGACGAGCAGGCCAACGCCGTCCCGTACCAGTGGATCAGCAGCCAGTACGCCCGCGTACCCGTCGGCCATGTGGACAAGAAGGACCGCCCGGGCTCGGTCGCCGACGAGATCTCCGGGCACACCTCGGCACGGGACCGGGGCCGCGACGGGAACACGGTGTACCTGCGCTACCGCGAGGACATCGTCTCCATCGCCCCCTACAAGCGGGGCAGCCGGATCGAGGTCGTGGACTACCGCACCGGCTATCAGCGCTGGTACGGGAAGCTGCCCTCGAAGTGGCCGCACCCGGACAGCAACGAATTCCGCGGCGGGGGCCCCGGCGCGGGCAAATAG